Proteins encoded within one genomic window of Gambusia affinis linkage group LG23, SWU_Gaff_1.0, whole genome shotgun sequence:
- the nrcama gene encoding neuronal cell adhesion molecule a isoform X18 codes for MFLYLCRVDSSSPAGHSSATVNPGRKVVIRGLTYTNMDKKQKWTPGLEAILLILLSHMTAGLEVPLDLPQPPTITLQSPKDYIFDPRENIVIHCEAKGKPHPSFSWTRNGTNFDVEKDSKVLMKPGSGTLVIDISGEKADAYEGTYQCTASNEHGRALSNTIMIRQSRSPLWSKEKNEAILVQKGVSLVLPCRPPAGLPPPVIFWMDNNFQKLPLNKRVSQALNGDLYFSNVLPEDTRSDYICYARFPYTQTIQQKQPISVVVLNSNPGGERRPGFKLPSGSTSNKMVLRGETLELECIAEGLPTPDISWQKDAGKLPSGRAFFSNFNKTLKISDVNEDDGGEYRCTATNKLGSAHHLIKVTVKAAPFWISAPRNLILAPNETGILTCRVNGNPKPKINWFVNGRPIQDVYEENGPKIEEDTVILSNVQSGTSAVFQCNASNEFGYLMANAFVNVLAEAPRVLTLPNQVYRVIMNHPALLDCASFGSPIPTIAWFKDGQTSIKNSDSYVIHENGTLEINVAQPLHSGKYTCTATNNLGFKENDVFLEVKEPTRILTQPTYKKVQRGMSALFECKVKHDTTLMPTMTWLKDNGELPDDQRFEVGDESLIIRDVTDDDAGTYTCITNTILDQDSASAALTVVEATPPPPIVLEKPDPPTDLELTDQMERSVQLTWIPGDENNSPIQNFLIEYMDLLHQPGVWVNLTEVSGTTTTAQLQLSPYVYYTFRVLAQNDVGYSDPSNPSAQYRTNPSAPDENPTNVEGAGTESDNLVISWKPLTGFQSNGPGLQYKVQWRQKDVEDDWTSKNVVNDSQLIVSGTPTYVAYEIKVQAFNNYGNAPEPTVVIGYSGEDKPLSAPGSIQVTVPNSTLAEVQWEPVSDPSVRGELQGYRVYYRRVRGQQDQQEEADEQEQILTFSGNRSEGMLPGLQPYSVYDLFIKVFNNKGEGPPSPKKTFETPEGVPDLPSFLSVTDHGLDTLTVKWGPPLSNNGRLTGYTLKYHPVNTTSELGPVKEVTFPANVTAITLTSLNSSMLYKFYLKARTRKGPGPEITEEASTAMDTAAPNRQVDIATQGWFIGLMCAIALLILVLLIVCFIKRNKGGKYPVKEKEDAHQDPEIQPMKEDDGTFGEYRSMESDTEDHKPLKGSRTPSNGTVRRDESDDSLVDYGEGGDGQFNEDGSFIGQYSGKKEKDTHEGNESSEAPSPVNAMNSFV; via the exons atgtttttatatctttgtAGAGTCGATTCTTCTTCACCAGCTGGTCACTCTTCTGCCACTGTTAACCCTGGACGGAAGGTCGTCATTCGGGGTCTGACTTACACAAACATggacaagaaacaaaaatggactCCAGGTCTTGAAGCTATATTGTTGATACTGCTGAGTCACATGACTGCAGGGCTTGAAGTGCCTCTTGATC TGCCTCAACCCCCCACCATAACTCTGCAATCCCCAAAGGATTATATCTTTGATCCACGGGAGAACATCGTCATTCACTGCGAGGCCAAAGGGAAGCCTCATCCCAG TTTTTCATGGACAAGGAACGGCACCAACTTTGATGTGGAGAAGGACTCCAAAGTCCTGATGAAGCCCGGTTCAGGAACGCTGGTCATCGATATCAGTGGAGAAAAGGCTGATGCCTACGAGGGAACATACCAGTGTACAGCTAGCAATGAGCATGGCAGAGCTCTGTCCAACACCATTATGATCAGGCAGTCCA GGTCCCCCTTGTGgtcaaaggagaaaaatgagGCAATTTTGGTGCAGAAGGGGGTTTCTCTCGTGCTTCCATGTCGACCCCCGGCTGGCCTGCCTCCTCCTGTCATTTTTTGGATGGATAACA ACTTCCAGAAGCTCCCGCTGAATAAGCGCGTGTCCCAGGCCCTGAACGGAGACCTATACTTTTCCAACGTTCTCCCAGAAGACACCCGGAGTGATTACATCTGCTACGCTCGTTTTCCATACACGCAGACCATCCAGCAGAAACAGCCCATCTCTGTCGTAGTGCTCAACA GCAATCCAGGGGGGGAGCGTCGCCCCGGTTTCAAGTTGCCGAGCGGCAGTACGAGCAACAAGATGGTTCTGAGAGGAGAGACTCTCGAGCTGGAATGCATCGCTGAGGGATT ACCCACTCCAGACATTTCATGGCAGAAGGATGCAGGGAAGCTGCCGAGCGGCAGGGCGTTCTTTTCCAACTTCAACAAAACACTGAAGATTTCTGACGTGAATGAAGACGACGGTGGCGAATACCGCTGCACAGCGACTAACAAGCTGGGCTCTGCACATCACCTGATTAAAGTCACCGTTAAAG CTGCTCCTTTCTGGATCAGTGCTCCCAGAAACCTGATATTGGCTCCGAATGAGACCGGCATCCTAACCTGCCGTGTTAATGGAAATCCCAAGCCAAAAATTAATTGGTTTGTCAATGGACGTCCAATAcagg ATGTTTATGAAGAAAATGGCCCAAAGATAGAGGAGGACACTGTGATTCTCAGCAATGTACAGTCGGGAACCAGTGCTGTCTTCCAGTGCAATGCATCTAATGAGTTTGGATACTTGATGGCTAATGCGTTTGTAAATGTGCTGG CTGAAGCTCCAAGAGTTCTCACTCTGCCAAACCAAGTGTACCGAGTCATCATGAACCACCCGGCGCTGCTCGACTGCGCCTCCTTTGGCTCACCGATACCAACCATCGCATG GTTTAAAGACGGTCAGACCAGCATAAAGAACAGCGACTCCTATGTGATCCATGAGAACGGCACGCTGGAAATCAACGTGGCTCAACCTTTACACAGTGGGAAGTACACCTGCACTGCCACCAATAACCTAGGATTTAAAGAGAATGATGTCTTCCTGGAAGTTAAAG AACCCACTCGCATCCTCACCCAGCCGACATACAAAAAGGTGCAGAGAGGAATGAGTGCTCTGTTTGAGTGTAAAGTCAAACATGACACCACCCTCATGCCCACCATGACCTGGCTGAAAGATAACGGAGAACTACCAGACGATCAGAG GTTTGAGGTGGGCGATGAGAGTCTGATCATCAGAGATGTGACAGATGATGACGCAGGCACTTACACCTGCATCACAAACACCATTCTGGATCAGGACTCTGCAAGTGCTGCATTGACTGTTGTTG AGGCAACTCCTCCTCCACCAATTGTGTTAG AAAAGCCGGACCCTCCGACTGACCTGGAGCTCACCGACCAGATGGAGAGAAGTGTTCAGCTCACCTGGATCCCCGGAGATGAAAACAACAGTCCAATACAGA ACTTTTTGATTGAATACATGGATCTACTCCACCAGCCAGGAGTTTGGGTCAACCTCACAGAAGTTTCTGGTACCACCACCACGGCCCAGCTACAGCTCTCTCCATACGTCTACTATACGTTCAGAGTGCTGGCTCAGAACGACGTCGGCTACAGCGACCCCAGTAACCCCTCGGCACAGTACAGGACCAACCCTTCAG CTCCGGATGAAAATCCAACAAATGTGGAAGGAGCAGGAACCGAGTCTGACAACTTGGTCATCTCTTGGAAG CCCCTCACAGGATTTCAGTCAAATGGTCCGGGACTCCAGTACAAGGTGCAGTGGAGACAAAAGGATGTGGAAGACGATTGGACCTCGAAGAATGTTGTCAACGACTCCCAGCTCATTGTTTCTGGAACACCAACCTATGTGGCCTACGAAATTAAAGTTCAGGCCTTTAATAACTACGGCAACGCTCCTGAACCCACAGTTGTGATTGGATACTCGGGAGAAGACA AGCCTTTGTCTGCTCCTGGCAGCATCCAGGTCACTGTTCCTAACAGCACGCTGGCAGAAGTTCAGTGGGAACCGGTATCAGATCCCTCTGTCCGAGGTGAACTGCAAGGATACagg GTGTACTACCGTCGGGTGCGAGGCCAGCAAGACCAACAGGAAGAAGCAGACGAGCAGGAGCAAATTTTAACTTTCAGTGGTAACCGCAGTGAGGGAATGCTGCCGGGGCTTCAGCCTTACAGTGTCTACGACCTCTTCATCAAGGTGTTCAATAACAAAGGAGAAGGACCTCCTAGCCCCAAAAAGACCTTTGAAACCCCTGAAGGAG TACCAgatcttccttcttttctgagCGTGACTGACCACGGTTTGGACACTCTTACGGTTAAATGGGGCCCACCTTTGAGCAACAATGGACGCCTTACAGGATACACTCTCAAATACCACCCTG TTAATACCACAAGTGAACTGGGACCAGTCAAGGAAGTGACCTTTCCAGCCAACGTGACTGCCATCACACTGACCAGCCTGAACTCAAGCATGCTCTATAAGTTTTACTTGAAGGCTCGGACAAGAAAAGGCCCTGGCCCTGAAATCACAGAAGAGGCATCTACTGCCATGGATACAG CTGCCCCCAACCGGCAGGTAGACATCGCCACGCAGGGCTGGTTTATCGGACTGATGTGCGCCATCGCTCTCCTGATCTTGGTGCTTCTTATCGTATGCTTCATCAAGAGAAACAAAGGTGGCAAATATCCAG TTAAAGAGAAAGAAGACGCTCATCAAGACCCAGAGATCCAACCTATGAAGGAGGACGATGGAACATTCGGGGAGTACAG GTCAATGGAGAG TGACACCGAGGACCACAAGCCACTGAAGGGCAGCCGGACGCCATCCAACGGGACGGTGCGGCGCGACGAGAGCGACGACAGTTTAGTGGACTACGGGGAGGGCGGGGATGGACAGTTCAACGAGGACGGCTCCTTCATCGGCCAGTACAGCGGCAAGAAGGAGAAGGACACGCACGAGGGCAACGAGAGTTCGGAGGCGCCGTCGCCTGTCAACGCCATGAACTCGTTTGTCTAA
- the nrcama gene encoding neuronal cell adhesion molecule a isoform X3 — MFLYLCRVDSSSPAGHSSATVNPGRKVVIRGLTYTNMDKKQKWTPGLEAILLILLSHMTAGLEVPLDLPQPPTITLQSPKDYIFDPRENIVIHCEAKGKPHPSFSWTRNGTNFDVEKDSKVLMKPGSGTLVIDISGEKADAYEGTYQCTASNEHGRALSNTIMIRQSRSPLWSKEKNEAILVQKGVSLVLPCRPPAGLPPPVIFWMDNNFQKLPLNKRVSQALNGDLYFSNVLPEDTRSDYICYARFPYTQTIQQKQPISVVVLNSNPGGERRPGFKLPSGSTSNKMVLRGETLELECIAEGLPTPDISWQKDAGKLPSGRAFFSNFNKTLKISDVNEDDGGEYRCTATNKLGSAHHLIKVTVKAAPFWISAPRNLILAPNETGILTCRVNGNPKPKINWFVNGRPIQDVYEENGPKIEEDTVILSNVQSGTSAVFQCNASNEFGYLMANAFVNVLAEAPRVLTLPNQVYRVIMNHPALLDCASFGSPIPTIAWFKDGQTSIKNSDSYVIHENGTLEINVAQPLHSGKYTCTATNNLGFKENDVFLEVKEPTRILTQPTYKKVQRGMSALFECKVKHDTTLMPTMTWLKDNGELPDDQRFEVGDESLIIRDVTDDDAGTYTCITNTILDQDSASAALTVVEATPPPPIVLEKPDPPTDLELTDQMERSVQLTWIPGDENNSPIQNFLIEYMDLLHQPGVWVNLTEVSGTTTTAQLQLSPYVYYTFRVLAQNDVGYSDPSNPSAQYRTNPSAPDENPTNVEGAGTESDNLVISWKPLTGFQSNGPGLQYKVQWRQKDVEDDWTSKNVVNDSQLIVSGTPTYVAYEIKVQAFNNYGNAPEPTVVIGYSGEDKPLSAPGSIQVTVPNSTLAEVQWEPVSDPSVRGELQGYRVYYRRVRGQQDQQEEADEQEQILTFSGNRSEGMLPGLQPYSVYDLFIKVFNNKGEGPPSPKKTFETPEGVPDLPSFLSVTDHGLDTLTVKWGPPLSNNGRLTGYTLKYHPVNTTSELGPVKEVTFPANVTAITLTSLNSSMLYKFYLKARTRKGPGPEITEEASTAMDTALIQPTIQPGKGPTEPPHPTSPITLSLHPPLHKAAPNRQVDIATQGWFIGLMCAIALLILVLLIVCFIKRNKGGKYPVKEKEDAHQDPEIQPMKEDDGTFGEYRSMESDTEDHKPLKGSRTPSNGTVRRDESDDSLVDYGEGGDGQFNEDGSFIGQYSGKKEKDTHEGNESSEAPSPVNAMNSFV, encoded by the exons atgtttttatatctttgtAGAGTCGATTCTTCTTCACCAGCTGGTCACTCTTCTGCCACTGTTAACCCTGGACGGAAGGTCGTCATTCGGGGTCTGACTTACACAAACATggacaagaaacaaaaatggactCCAGGTCTTGAAGCTATATTGTTGATACTGCTGAGTCACATGACTGCAGGGCTTGAAGTGCCTCTTGATC TGCCTCAACCCCCCACCATAACTCTGCAATCCCCAAAGGATTATATCTTTGATCCACGGGAGAACATCGTCATTCACTGCGAGGCCAAAGGGAAGCCTCATCCCAG TTTTTCATGGACAAGGAACGGCACCAACTTTGATGTGGAGAAGGACTCCAAAGTCCTGATGAAGCCCGGTTCAGGAACGCTGGTCATCGATATCAGTGGAGAAAAGGCTGATGCCTACGAGGGAACATACCAGTGTACAGCTAGCAATGAGCATGGCAGAGCTCTGTCCAACACCATTATGATCAGGCAGTCCA GGTCCCCCTTGTGgtcaaaggagaaaaatgagGCAATTTTGGTGCAGAAGGGGGTTTCTCTCGTGCTTCCATGTCGACCCCCGGCTGGCCTGCCTCCTCCTGTCATTTTTTGGATGGATAACA ACTTCCAGAAGCTCCCGCTGAATAAGCGCGTGTCCCAGGCCCTGAACGGAGACCTATACTTTTCCAACGTTCTCCCAGAAGACACCCGGAGTGATTACATCTGCTACGCTCGTTTTCCATACACGCAGACCATCCAGCAGAAACAGCCCATCTCTGTCGTAGTGCTCAACA GCAATCCAGGGGGGGAGCGTCGCCCCGGTTTCAAGTTGCCGAGCGGCAGTACGAGCAACAAGATGGTTCTGAGAGGAGAGACTCTCGAGCTGGAATGCATCGCTGAGGGATT ACCCACTCCAGACATTTCATGGCAGAAGGATGCAGGGAAGCTGCCGAGCGGCAGGGCGTTCTTTTCCAACTTCAACAAAACACTGAAGATTTCTGACGTGAATGAAGACGACGGTGGCGAATACCGCTGCACAGCGACTAACAAGCTGGGCTCTGCACATCACCTGATTAAAGTCACCGTTAAAG CTGCTCCTTTCTGGATCAGTGCTCCCAGAAACCTGATATTGGCTCCGAATGAGACCGGCATCCTAACCTGCCGTGTTAATGGAAATCCCAAGCCAAAAATTAATTGGTTTGTCAATGGACGTCCAATAcagg ATGTTTATGAAGAAAATGGCCCAAAGATAGAGGAGGACACTGTGATTCTCAGCAATGTACAGTCGGGAACCAGTGCTGTCTTCCAGTGCAATGCATCTAATGAGTTTGGATACTTGATGGCTAATGCGTTTGTAAATGTGCTGG CTGAAGCTCCAAGAGTTCTCACTCTGCCAAACCAAGTGTACCGAGTCATCATGAACCACCCGGCGCTGCTCGACTGCGCCTCCTTTGGCTCACCGATACCAACCATCGCATG GTTTAAAGACGGTCAGACCAGCATAAAGAACAGCGACTCCTATGTGATCCATGAGAACGGCACGCTGGAAATCAACGTGGCTCAACCTTTACACAGTGGGAAGTACACCTGCACTGCCACCAATAACCTAGGATTTAAAGAGAATGATGTCTTCCTGGAAGTTAAAG AACCCACTCGCATCCTCACCCAGCCGACATACAAAAAGGTGCAGAGAGGAATGAGTGCTCTGTTTGAGTGTAAAGTCAAACATGACACCACCCTCATGCCCACCATGACCTGGCTGAAAGATAACGGAGAACTACCAGACGATCAGAG GTTTGAGGTGGGCGATGAGAGTCTGATCATCAGAGATGTGACAGATGATGACGCAGGCACTTACACCTGCATCACAAACACCATTCTGGATCAGGACTCTGCAAGTGCTGCATTGACTGTTGTTG AGGCAACTCCTCCTCCACCAATTGTGTTAG AAAAGCCGGACCCTCCGACTGACCTGGAGCTCACCGACCAGATGGAGAGAAGTGTTCAGCTCACCTGGATCCCCGGAGATGAAAACAACAGTCCAATACAGA ACTTTTTGATTGAATACATGGATCTACTCCACCAGCCAGGAGTTTGGGTCAACCTCACAGAAGTTTCTGGTACCACCACCACGGCCCAGCTACAGCTCTCTCCATACGTCTACTATACGTTCAGAGTGCTGGCTCAGAACGACGTCGGCTACAGCGACCCCAGTAACCCCTCGGCACAGTACAGGACCAACCCTTCAG CTCCGGATGAAAATCCAACAAATGTGGAAGGAGCAGGAACCGAGTCTGACAACTTGGTCATCTCTTGGAAG CCCCTCACAGGATTTCAGTCAAATGGTCCGGGACTCCAGTACAAGGTGCAGTGGAGACAAAAGGATGTGGAAGACGATTGGACCTCGAAGAATGTTGTCAACGACTCCCAGCTCATTGTTTCTGGAACACCAACCTATGTGGCCTACGAAATTAAAGTTCAGGCCTTTAATAACTACGGCAACGCTCCTGAACCCACAGTTGTGATTGGATACTCGGGAGAAGACA AGCCTTTGTCTGCTCCTGGCAGCATCCAGGTCACTGTTCCTAACAGCACGCTGGCAGAAGTTCAGTGGGAACCGGTATCAGATCCCTCTGTCCGAGGTGAACTGCAAGGATACagg GTGTACTACCGTCGGGTGCGAGGCCAGCAAGACCAACAGGAAGAAGCAGACGAGCAGGAGCAAATTTTAACTTTCAGTGGTAACCGCAGTGAGGGAATGCTGCCGGGGCTTCAGCCTTACAGTGTCTACGACCTCTTCATCAAGGTGTTCAATAACAAAGGAGAAGGACCTCCTAGCCCCAAAAAGACCTTTGAAACCCCTGAAGGAG TACCAgatcttccttcttttctgagCGTGACTGACCACGGTTTGGACACTCTTACGGTTAAATGGGGCCCACCTTTGAGCAACAATGGACGCCTTACAGGATACACTCTCAAATACCACCCTG TTAATACCACAAGTGAACTGGGACCAGTCAAGGAAGTGACCTTTCCAGCCAACGTGACTGCCATCACACTGACCAGCCTGAACTCAAGCATGCTCTATAAGTTTTACTTGAAGGCTCGGACAAGAAAAGGCCCTGGCCCTGAAATCACAGAAGAGGCATCTACTGCCATGGATACAG CTCTTATTCAGCCCACTATACAGCCAGGCAAAG GCCCCACAGAGCCCCCCCACCCAACCTCCCCCATCACTCTGTCTCTGCATCCCCCGCTTCACAAGG CTGCCCCCAACCGGCAGGTAGACATCGCCACGCAGGGCTGGTTTATCGGACTGATGTGCGCCATCGCTCTCCTGATCTTGGTGCTTCTTATCGTATGCTTCATCAAGAGAAACAAAGGTGGCAAATATCCAG TTAAAGAGAAAGAAGACGCTCATCAAGACCCAGAGATCCAACCTATGAAGGAGGACGATGGAACATTCGGGGAGTACAG GTCAATGGAGAG TGACACCGAGGACCACAAGCCACTGAAGGGCAGCCGGACGCCATCCAACGGGACGGTGCGGCGCGACGAGAGCGACGACAGTTTAGTGGACTACGGGGAGGGCGGGGATGGACAGTTCAACGAGGACGGCTCCTTCATCGGCCAGTACAGCGGCAAGAAGGAGAAGGACACGCACGAGGGCAACGAGAGTTCGGAGGCGCCGTCGCCTGTCAACGCCATGAACTCGTTTGTCTAA
- the nrcama gene encoding neuronal cell adhesion molecule a isoform X9, producing the protein MFLYLCRVDSSSPAGHSSATVNPGRKVVIRGLTYTNMDKKQKWTPGLEAILLILLSHMTAGLEVPLDPKVLEGLPQPPTITLQSPKDYIFDPRENIVIHCEAKGKPHPSFSWTRNGTNFDVEKDSKVLMKPGSGTLVIDISGEKADAYEGTYQCTASNEHGRALSNTIMIRQSRSPLWSKEKNEAILVQKGVSLVLPCRPPAGLPPPVIFWMDNNFQKLPLNKRVSQALNGDLYFSNVLPEDTRSDYICYARFPYTQTIQQKQPISVVVLNSNPGGERRPGFKLPSGSTSNKMVLRGETLELECIAEGLPTPDISWQKDAGKLPSGRAFFSNFNKTLKISDVNEDDGGEYRCTATNKLGSAHHLIKVTVKAAPFWISAPRNLILAPNETGILTCRVNGNPKPKINWFVNGRPIQDVYEENGPKIEEDTVILSNVQSGTSAVFQCNASNEFGYLMANAFVNVLAEAPRVLTLPNQVYRVIMNHPALLDCASFGSPIPTIAWFKDGQTSIKNSDSYVIHENGTLEINVAQPLHSGKYTCTATNNLGFKENDVFLEVKEPTRILTQPTYKKVQRGMSALFECKVKHDTTLMPTMTWLKDNGELPDDQRFEVGDESLIIRDVTDDDAGTYTCITNTILDQDSASAALTVVEATPPPPIVLEKPDPPTDLELTDQMERSVQLTWIPGDENNSPIQNFLIEYMDLLHQPGVWVNLTEVSGTTTTAQLQLSPYVYYTFRVLAQNDVGYSDPSNPSAQYRTNPSAPDENPTNVEGAGTESDNLVISWKPLTGFQSNGPGLQYKVQWRQKDVEDDWTSKNVVNDSQLIVSGTPTYVAYEIKVQAFNNYGNAPEPTVVIGYSGEDKPLSAPGSIQVTVPNSTLAEVQWEPVSDPSVRGELQGYRVYYRRVRGQQDQQEEADEQEQILTFSGNRSEGMLPGLQPYSVYDLFIKVFNNKGEGPPSPKKTFETPEGVPDLPSFLSVTDHGLDTLTVKWGPPLSNNGRLTGYTLKYHPVNTTSELGPVKEVTFPANVTAITLTSLNSSMLYKFYLKARTRKGPGPEITEEASTAMDTAAPNRQVDIATQGWFIGLMCAIALLILVLLIVCFIKRNKGGKYPVKEKEDAHQDPEIQPMKEDDGTFGEYRSMESDTEDHKPLKGSRTPSNGTVRRDESDDSLVDYGEGGDGQFNEDGSFIGQYSGKKEKDTHEGNESSEAPSPVNAMNSFV; encoded by the exons atgtttttatatctttgtAGAGTCGATTCTTCTTCACCAGCTGGTCACTCTTCTGCCACTGTTAACCCTGGACGGAAGGTCGTCATTCGGGGTCTGACTTACACAAACATggacaagaaacaaaaatggactCCAGGTCTTGAAGCTATATTGTTGATACTGCTGAGTCACATGACTGCAGGGCTTGAAGTGCCTCTTGATC CTAAAGTACTGGAAGGAT TGCCTCAACCCCCCACCATAACTCTGCAATCCCCAAAGGATTATATCTTTGATCCACGGGAGAACATCGTCATTCACTGCGAGGCCAAAGGGAAGCCTCATCCCAG TTTTTCATGGACAAGGAACGGCACCAACTTTGATGTGGAGAAGGACTCCAAAGTCCTGATGAAGCCCGGTTCAGGAACGCTGGTCATCGATATCAGTGGAGAAAAGGCTGATGCCTACGAGGGAACATACCAGTGTACAGCTAGCAATGAGCATGGCAGAGCTCTGTCCAACACCATTATGATCAGGCAGTCCA GGTCCCCCTTGTGgtcaaaggagaaaaatgagGCAATTTTGGTGCAGAAGGGGGTTTCTCTCGTGCTTCCATGTCGACCCCCGGCTGGCCTGCCTCCTCCTGTCATTTTTTGGATGGATAACA ACTTCCAGAAGCTCCCGCTGAATAAGCGCGTGTCCCAGGCCCTGAACGGAGACCTATACTTTTCCAACGTTCTCCCAGAAGACACCCGGAGTGATTACATCTGCTACGCTCGTTTTCCATACACGCAGACCATCCAGCAGAAACAGCCCATCTCTGTCGTAGTGCTCAACA GCAATCCAGGGGGGGAGCGTCGCCCCGGTTTCAAGTTGCCGAGCGGCAGTACGAGCAACAAGATGGTTCTGAGAGGAGAGACTCTCGAGCTGGAATGCATCGCTGAGGGATT ACCCACTCCAGACATTTCATGGCAGAAGGATGCAGGGAAGCTGCCGAGCGGCAGGGCGTTCTTTTCCAACTTCAACAAAACACTGAAGATTTCTGACGTGAATGAAGACGACGGTGGCGAATACCGCTGCACAGCGACTAACAAGCTGGGCTCTGCACATCACCTGATTAAAGTCACCGTTAAAG CTGCTCCTTTCTGGATCAGTGCTCCCAGAAACCTGATATTGGCTCCGAATGAGACCGGCATCCTAACCTGCCGTGTTAATGGAAATCCCAAGCCAAAAATTAATTGGTTTGTCAATGGACGTCCAATAcagg ATGTTTATGAAGAAAATGGCCCAAAGATAGAGGAGGACACTGTGATTCTCAGCAATGTACAGTCGGGAACCAGTGCTGTCTTCCAGTGCAATGCATCTAATGAGTTTGGATACTTGATGGCTAATGCGTTTGTAAATGTGCTGG CTGAAGCTCCAAGAGTTCTCACTCTGCCAAACCAAGTGTACCGAGTCATCATGAACCACCCGGCGCTGCTCGACTGCGCCTCCTTTGGCTCACCGATACCAACCATCGCATG GTTTAAAGACGGTCAGACCAGCATAAAGAACAGCGACTCCTATGTGATCCATGAGAACGGCACGCTGGAAATCAACGTGGCTCAACCTTTACACAGTGGGAAGTACACCTGCACTGCCACCAATAACCTAGGATTTAAAGAGAATGATGTCTTCCTGGAAGTTAAAG AACCCACTCGCATCCTCACCCAGCCGACATACAAAAAGGTGCAGAGAGGAATGAGTGCTCTGTTTGAGTGTAAAGTCAAACATGACACCACCCTCATGCCCACCATGACCTGGCTGAAAGATAACGGAGAACTACCAGACGATCAGAG GTTTGAGGTGGGCGATGAGAGTCTGATCATCAGAGATGTGACAGATGATGACGCAGGCACTTACACCTGCATCACAAACACCATTCTGGATCAGGACTCTGCAAGTGCTGCATTGACTGTTGTTG AGGCAACTCCTCCTCCACCAATTGTGTTAG AAAAGCCGGACCCTCCGACTGACCTGGAGCTCACCGACCAGATGGAGAGAAGTGTTCAGCTCACCTGGATCCCCGGAGATGAAAACAACAGTCCAATACAGA ACTTTTTGATTGAATACATGGATCTACTCCACCAGCCAGGAGTTTGGGTCAACCTCACAGAAGTTTCTGGTACCACCACCACGGCCCAGCTACAGCTCTCTCCATACGTCTACTATACGTTCAGAGTGCTGGCTCAGAACGACGTCGGCTACAGCGACCCCAGTAACCCCTCGGCACAGTACAGGACCAACCCTTCAG CTCCGGATGAAAATCCAACAAATGTGGAAGGAGCAGGAACCGAGTCTGACAACTTGGTCATCTCTTGGAAG CCCCTCACAGGATTTCAGTCAAATGGTCCGGGACTCCAGTACAAGGTGCAGTGGAGACAAAAGGATGTGGAAGACGATTGGACCTCGAAGAATGTTGTCAACGACTCCCAGCTCATTGTTTCTGGAACACCAACCTATGTGGCCTACGAAATTAAAGTTCAGGCCTTTAATAACTACGGCAACGCTCCTGAACCCACAGTTGTGATTGGATACTCGGGAGAAGACA AGCCTTTGTCTGCTCCTGGCAGCATCCAGGTCACTGTTCCTAACAGCACGCTGGCAGAAGTTCAGTGGGAACCGGTATCAGATCCCTCTGTCCGAGGTGAACTGCAAGGATACagg GTGTACTACCGTCGGGTGCGAGGCCAGCAAGACCAACAGGAAGAAGCAGACGAGCAGGAGCAAATTTTAACTTTCAGTGGTAACCGCAGTGAGGGAATGCTGCCGGGGCTTCAGCCTTACAGTGTCTACGACCTCTTCATCAAGGTGTTCAATAACAAAGGAGAAGGACCTCCTAGCCCCAAAAAGACCTTTGAAACCCCTGAAGGAG TACCAgatcttccttcttttctgagCGTGACTGACCACGGTTTGGACACTCTTACGGTTAAATGGGGCCCACCTTTGAGCAACAATGGACGCCTTACAGGATACACTCTCAAATACCACCCTG TTAATACCACAAGTGAACTGGGACCAGTCAAGGAAGTGACCTTTCCAGCCAACGTGACTGCCATCACACTGACCAGCCTGAACTCAAGCATGCTCTATAAGTTTTACTTGAAGGCTCGGACAAGAAAAGGCCCTGGCCCTGAAATCACAGAAGAGGCATCTACTGCCATGGATACAG CTGCCCCCAACCGGCAGGTAGACATCGCCACGCAGGGCTGGTTTATCGGACTGATGTGCGCCATCGCTCTCCTGATCTTGGTGCTTCTTATCGTATGCTTCATCAAGAGAAACAAAGGTGGCAAATATCCAG TTAAAGAGAAAGAAGACGCTCATCAAGACCCAGAGATCCAACCTATGAAGGAGGACGATGGAACATTCGGGGAGTACAG GTCAATGGAGAG TGACACCGAGGACCACAAGCCACTGAAGGGCAGCCGGACGCCATCCAACGGGACGGTGCGGCGCGACGAGAGCGACGACAGTTTAGTGGACTACGGGGAGGGCGGGGATGGACAGTTCAACGAGGACGGCTCCTTCATCGGCCAGTACAGCGGCAAGAAGGAGAAGGACACGCACGAGGGCAACGAGAGTTCGGAGGCGCCGTCGCCTGTCAACGCCATGAACTCGTTTGTCTAA